A genome region from Arthrobacter sp. V1I9 includes the following:
- a CDS encoding putative quinol monooxygenase: MSSPIDLQATFIPNDGEFYRVKLALEIAIDEVVNEPGCIRYELTEATEEKLVLTEQWASEEDLAKHSKGIAVQDLNESLSALLAEPVKLERL; encoded by the coding sequence ATGAGTTCACCCATTGACCTGCAGGCAACGTTCATCCCCAACGACGGCGAGTTTTACCGTGTGAAGCTGGCCCTCGAAATCGCCATCGATGAGGTGGTGAACGAGCCCGGCTGCATCCGTTATGAGCTCACCGAAGCCACGGAGGAGAAACTGGTCCTCACCGAGCAGTGGGCGTCGGAGGAGGACCTGGCCAAGCACTCCAAGGGCATCGCGGTGCAGGACCTGAACGAATCCCTGAGCGCGCTGCTGGCCGAGCCCGTCAAGCTGGAACGGCTCTGA
- a CDS encoding AMP-binding protein produces the protein MRAYTAGDTDVPLLEETIGANFERVVARFPFHDALIEAAPVPGTDARRWSYTKMNDDVDRLARALLALGIAKGDRVGIWSPNCAEWTLLQYATAKAGAVLVNVNPAYRSHELEFVVNQNSMRMLVTAPSDRNSDYVGMARRVLAECPDLRELVFLPAPGGESPGGEEPGREGPGGEGLDAGVPLSDAELTYAELLRRADDVGHSGLRTRMAELSPHDPVNLQYTSGTTGFPKGATLTHHNVLNNGYSIGELLHYTEHDRVVIPVPFYHCFGMVIGNLNALSHGAATIIPSRGFNPAAALEAVQDFGGTSLYGVPTMFIAELALPDFASYDLSTLRTGVMAGSLCPIEVMRRVISDMNMRDVAICYGMTETSPVSTMTRNGDSLQHRTETVGRTMPHLESKIVDPASGEVLDRGQIGELCTRGYAVMEGYWNQPDKTAEAIDPDGWMHTGDLARMDEEGYVVIEGRLKDMVIRGGENIYPREIEEFLYTHPSIQDVQVIGVPDSRYGEELMACIILSPGAEPLDADAVAEFCRGELAHYKIPRYVDVRATFPMTVSGKIRKVEMREEAVARLGL, from the coding sequence ATGCGTGCTTACACAGCCGGGGACACTGACGTTCCGCTTCTCGAGGAAACCATCGGCGCGAACTTTGAGCGGGTGGTGGCCAGGTTCCCGTTCCACGATGCGCTGATCGAGGCGGCCCCGGTGCCGGGTACCGACGCGCGGCGGTGGAGCTACACCAAGATGAATGACGACGTCGACCGGCTGGCCCGTGCGCTGCTCGCCCTGGGCATCGCCAAGGGTGACCGTGTGGGGATCTGGAGCCCGAACTGCGCCGAGTGGACGCTGCTGCAGTACGCCACGGCGAAGGCCGGCGCCGTCCTCGTCAACGTCAATCCCGCCTACCGCAGCCACGAACTCGAGTTCGTGGTGAACCAAAACAGCATGCGGATGCTGGTCACGGCCCCTTCGGACCGGAACAGCGATTACGTGGGCATGGCCCGGCGGGTGCTCGCGGAGTGCCCGGACCTGCGCGAGCTAGTGTTCCTGCCAGCGCCGGGCGGGGAAAGCCCCGGCGGGGAGGAGCCGGGCCGAGAAGGCCCCGGCGGGGAGGGGCTCGACGCCGGCGTCCCGCTTAGCGACGCGGAGCTGACGTACGCCGAGCTGCTGAGGCGGGCGGACGACGTCGGGCATTCAGGGCTGCGAACCCGCATGGCTGAACTCAGCCCGCACGATCCCGTCAACCTGCAGTACACCTCCGGGACCACAGGCTTTCCCAAAGGCGCCACGCTGACCCACCACAACGTCCTCAACAACGGCTACTCGATAGGGGAACTGCTCCACTACACAGAGCACGACCGGGTGGTGATTCCGGTGCCGTTCTACCACTGCTTCGGCATGGTGATCGGCAACCTCAACGCCTTGAGCCACGGGGCAGCGACGATCATCCCAAGCCGCGGCTTCAACCCGGCTGCTGCGCTGGAAGCGGTGCAGGACTTTGGCGGCACGTCCCTGTACGGCGTGCCCACCATGTTCATCGCCGAGCTCGCGCTGCCGGACTTTGCCTCCTATGACCTGTCCACCTTGCGCACAGGCGTGATGGCTGGGTCGCTCTGTCCCATCGAGGTGATGAGACGCGTTATTTCGGACATGAACATGCGGGACGTGGCCATCTGCTACGGCATGACCGAGACGTCTCCGGTGTCCACCATGACCCGGAACGGCGACAGCCTGCAGCACCGCACGGAAACCGTGGGACGCACCATGCCGCACCTGGAAAGCAAAATTGTGGATCCGGCCTCGGGCGAGGTGCTGGACCGCGGGCAGATTGGGGAACTATGCACGCGCGGTTATGCGGTGATGGAAGGGTACTGGAACCAGCCGGACAAGACCGCGGAGGCCATTGACCCGGACGGCTGGATGCACACCGGCGACCTGGCCCGGATGGACGAGGAAGGCTACGTGGTCATCGAAGGCCGCCTGAAGGACATGGTGATCCGGGGCGGCGAGAACATTTATCCGCGGGAGATCGAGGAGTTCCTCTACACCCACCCGTCCATCCAGGACGTGCAGGTCATCGGGGTCCCCGATTCCCGTTACGGGGAGGAGTTGATGGCCTGCATCATCCTCTCACCCGGTGCGGAACCGCTGGACGCAGACGCCGTTGCCGAGTTCTGCCGCGGCGAGCTGGCCCATTACAAGATCCCCCGCTATGTGGACGTCCGTGCCACCTTCCCCATGACCGTCTCCGGGAAGATCCGCAAGGTGGAGATGCGGGAGGAAGCCGTGGCCAGGCTGGGGCTCTGA